From one Streptomyces sp. CA-210063 genomic stretch:
- a CDS encoding FtsK/SpoIIIE domain-containing protein, which yields MKLLITTVAVGDATGHQDVLLSASGSTPVEDVAAHLAQLRAGDTDETGTPLAAPGPAPACYLGDEPLAPGTPLAATRLMDGSVVALGAPQPSPATAYGPERDAMPQPHRTDHSPVVELQVVGGPDAGRVHPLGLGTHGIGPLEDAAVPLEGRGMPGEGIRVTVRPDGSAIVELPEGGPARLSVPEPPEHRGRPNTPLLPLAEQDEEDAEDAAPEGAADGSAELPDGWVLWPVGAELSVGEYLLRLAEPTSRDAAVVPSEGGGGLDYNRPPRMLPHLAPERFRLPGPPDPPGRRPIPLLVALAPMVFGVSMMFFLNSYFYLIFMFLSPVLIAANYVSGRRQARKDYEEKSSVYRQRRASLEEDVRQKVATERRLRTESAPDPAVAGLWAVGPGRRLWERRRGDPDHMALRIGTAPQPSLLGIDDTAREDNHTAVHWTIPDAPVGVDLVESGVVGLAGAAGPVQALARWMTAQAAVLHTPRDLRIVVLTDKAAQDSWHWARWLPHSRDGLPGIRGGAVTLIGNDPETVANRVAELVSTLRTRQRAAESTMSKALLSEPDVLVVMDGARRLRDVPGVVSILKEGPAVRIFPLCLDQEERLLPEECTAVVRHENHRLTLCRTGRPDITDIRPDLVEPEWCERVARGIAPIRDVTPDASEGLPTKVGLLELLGLPEPTAEQIAARWDRRPASTGVLLGAGYDGPVAFDLVKDGPHGLVAGTTGSGKSELLQTFVATLAAVNRPDELTFVLVDYKGGSAFKDCVDLPHTLGMVTDLDSHLVQRALTSLSAELTRREHILAEAGAKDLPEYQGMRRRNPDLPPVPRLVIVIDEFATLYREIPDFIPGLVSIAQRGRSLGIHLVLATQRPAGVVSSDIRANTNLRIALRVTDAAESMDVIDTKDAVSISPATPGRALARLGHGTVVPFQTAYAGTLLPGAKASPEPREQQTVEEARVWGTELHWQRLGRAAGLPGTAESDQGGDPQEDTAGDDVATDLNALVAAVSEAAELTGCAPQPSPWLPALDQHLLIDDLPQPDETGGARLAPVSWGLSDLPEAQAQLPVRLDFAEFGHLYVIGIPRSGRSQVLRTMAGALAQGHSSADVHLYGIDFAGGALTALGVLPHCGAVVPRGDIERLERLFARLDGELERRQELLTERHAGNLTELREAVRSGTRPPHIMLFIDGWDALIEAVADHNGGRLVEQLNRLLREGAAAGLHVVATSERALLSGRATALNDNKLLLRLNDKTDYHAVGKRARDVPDLVLPGRGFTSDGGTEIQVALLAPGATGQEQAEALRRIGAEATRRDAGLPADRRPARIGTLPVKVTFTDAYEKVGKEFRRPMWGLLGLGGDDVSPVGVDFADTAPTFSVVGPPGSGRSTALAALAVSLLASGTRLVVLAPRESPLRTLGNHPGVRLITATEPTVEEFTEALEAGGGPRVVMVDDADLFVLPDIDQNLRSLAQSGRDHGIGIVIAATAETMTGAMGWLSALKRHRKGVLLGPQSILEGDFVGARLAHAHLRGGRKPGRGLTVDPRTGELINVQIPETVLDGDEGIDTTV from the coding sequence GTGAAACTCCTCATCACCACGGTCGCCGTCGGCGACGCCACCGGCCACCAGGACGTGCTGTTGAGCGCGTCCGGAAGCACCCCCGTCGAGGACGTCGCCGCACATCTGGCCCAGCTGCGCGCCGGTGACACCGACGAGACCGGAACCCCGCTCGCCGCACCGGGACCGGCCCCGGCCTGCTACCTCGGCGACGAGCCCCTCGCCCCGGGCACCCCGCTGGCCGCCACCCGTCTGATGGACGGCAGCGTCGTCGCCCTCGGCGCCCCGCAGCCGTCCCCGGCCACCGCCTACGGCCCCGAACGCGACGCCATGCCGCAGCCGCACCGGACGGACCACTCACCGGTGGTCGAACTCCAGGTCGTGGGCGGCCCGGACGCCGGACGGGTGCACCCGCTCGGCCTCGGCACCCACGGCATCGGCCCGCTTGAGGACGCGGCCGTACCGCTCGAAGGCCGGGGCATGCCGGGCGAGGGCATCCGCGTGACCGTACGCCCGGACGGATCGGCCATCGTGGAGCTGCCCGAGGGCGGCCCGGCGCGGCTGTCCGTGCCGGAGCCGCCGGAGCACCGGGGCAGGCCCAACACCCCGTTGCTGCCGCTCGCGGAGCAGGACGAGGAAGACGCCGAGGACGCCGCGCCGGAGGGCGCCGCCGACGGCAGCGCGGAACTCCCCGACGGCTGGGTGCTCTGGCCCGTCGGCGCTGAGCTGTCCGTCGGTGAGTATCTGCTGCGGCTGGCCGAACCGACCTCCAGGGATGCCGCGGTGGTGCCGTCCGAGGGCGGCGGCGGTCTCGACTACAACCGGCCGCCGCGCATGCTGCCGCATCTGGCGCCCGAGCGGTTCCGGCTGCCCGGACCGCCCGATCCCCCCGGACGCAGACCGATCCCGCTGCTCGTGGCCCTCGCCCCGATGGTCTTCGGCGTCAGCATGATGTTCTTCCTGAACTCGTACTTCTATCTGATCTTCATGTTCCTTTCGCCGGTGCTGATAGCGGCGAACTACGTCAGCGGACGACGGCAGGCCCGCAAGGACTACGAGGAGAAGTCCAGCGTCTACCGGCAGCGCCGGGCCTCGCTGGAGGAGGACGTCCGGCAGAAGGTCGCCACCGAGCGGCGGCTGCGCACCGAGAGCGCGCCCGACCCGGCGGTGGCCGGACTGTGGGCGGTCGGTCCCGGCCGGCGGCTGTGGGAACGGCGTCGCGGCGACCCGGACCACATGGCCCTGCGCATCGGCACCGCCCCGCAGCCGTCCCTGCTCGGCATCGACGACACCGCCCGCGAGGACAACCACACCGCCGTCCACTGGACGATCCCGGACGCCCCCGTCGGCGTGGACCTCGTCGAGAGCGGCGTGGTGGGCCTGGCCGGAGCGGCCGGCCCCGTGCAGGCCCTGGCCCGCTGGATGACGGCCCAGGCCGCGGTCCTGCACACCCCGCGCGACCTGCGGATCGTCGTCCTCACCGACAAGGCCGCGCAGGACTCCTGGCACTGGGCGCGCTGGCTGCCCCACTCCCGCGACGGCCTGCCCGGCATCCGCGGCGGCGCCGTCACCCTGATCGGCAACGACCCGGAGACGGTCGCCAACCGCGTGGCCGAACTGGTCTCCACCCTGCGCACCCGCCAGCGGGCCGCCGAGTCCACCATGAGCAAGGCGCTGCTGAGCGAACCGGACGTCCTCGTGGTGATGGACGGCGCCCGCCGTCTGCGTGACGTACCCGGAGTGGTCTCGATCCTCAAGGAGGGCCCGGCCGTCCGGATCTTCCCGCTCTGCCTGGACCAGGAGGAACGGCTCCTGCCGGAGGAGTGCACCGCCGTGGTCCGCCACGAGAACCACCGGCTGACCCTGTGCCGCACCGGCCGGCCCGACATCACCGACATCCGCCCGGACCTGGTCGAACCCGAGTGGTGCGAACGCGTGGCCCGGGGCATCGCCCCGATCCGCGACGTCACCCCCGACGCCTCCGAGGGCCTGCCCACGAAGGTGGGACTGCTGGAACTCCTCGGCCTGCCCGAGCCGACCGCCGAGCAGATCGCGGCCCGCTGGGACCGGCGCCCGGCCTCCACCGGCGTCCTGCTGGGCGCCGGCTACGACGGCCCGGTCGCCTTCGACCTGGTCAAGGACGGCCCGCACGGCCTGGTGGCCGGCACCACCGGCTCCGGCAAGTCCGAACTCCTGCAGACCTTCGTGGCCACCCTCGCCGCGGTCAACCGGCCCGACGAACTCACCTTCGTCCTCGTCGACTACAAGGGCGGCAGCGCCTTCAAGGACTGCGTGGACCTGCCGCACACCCTCGGCATGGTCACCGACCTCGACAGCCACCTGGTGCAGCGCGCGCTCACCTCGCTGTCGGCCGAACTGACTCGCCGCGAGCACATCCTGGCCGAGGCCGGCGCCAAGGACCTGCCCGAGTACCAGGGCATGCGCCGCCGCAACCCCGACCTTCCGCCCGTGCCCCGGCTGGTGATCGTCATCGACGAGTTCGCCACCCTCTACCGCGAGATCCCGGACTTCATCCCCGGCCTGGTGAGCATCGCCCAGCGCGGCCGCTCCCTCGGCATCCACCTCGTCCTCGCCACCCAGCGCCCGGCCGGCGTGGTCAGCTCCGACATCCGGGCCAACACCAACCTGCGCATCGCGCTCCGGGTCACCGACGCCGCGGAGAGCATGGACGTCATCGACACCAAGGACGCCGTCAGCATCTCCCCGGCCACCCCCGGCCGCGCCCTCGCCCGCCTCGGCCACGGCACCGTCGTGCCCTTCCAGACCGCCTACGCCGGAACACTCCTGCCCGGCGCGAAGGCGTCCCCGGAGCCCCGGGAACAGCAGACCGTGGAGGAGGCCCGCGTCTGGGGCACCGAACTCCACTGGCAGCGCCTCGGCCGCGCCGCCGGACTCCCCGGCACGGCGGAATCGGACCAGGGCGGCGACCCGCAGGAGGACACGGCGGGCGACGATGTCGCCACCGACCTCAACGCCCTGGTGGCGGCGGTCTCCGAGGCCGCCGAACTCACCGGATGCGCCCCGCAGCCCAGCCCCTGGCTCCCGGCCCTCGACCAGCACCTCCTCATCGACGACCTGCCCCAGCCCGACGAAACCGGCGGCGCCCGCCTGGCCCCCGTCTCCTGGGGTCTGTCCGACCTGCCCGAGGCACAGGCCCAGCTGCCCGTCCGACTGGACTTCGCCGAATTCGGACACCTGTACGTCATCGGCATCCCGCGGTCCGGCCGCTCCCAGGTGCTCCGCACCATGGCCGGAGCCCTCGCCCAGGGCCACTCCAGCGCCGACGTCCACCTCTACGGCATCGACTTCGCCGGCGGCGCCCTCACCGCGCTGGGCGTGCTCCCGCACTGCGGCGCCGTCGTGCCCCGGGGCGACATCGAGCGCCTGGAGCGGCTGTTCGCCCGGCTCGACGGCGAACTGGAACGCCGCCAGGAACTCCTCACCGAGCGCCACGCCGGCAACCTCACCGAGCTCCGCGAGGCCGTCCGCTCCGGCACCCGGCCGCCGCACATCATGCTGTTCATCGACGGCTGGGACGCGCTGATCGAGGCTGTCGCCGACCACAACGGCGGCCGCCTGGTGGAACAACTCAACCGGCTCCTGCGCGAGGGCGCCGCCGCGGGCCTGCACGTCGTCGCCACCTCCGAACGCGCCCTGCTCTCCGGCCGGGCCACCGCCCTCAACGACAACAAGCTGCTGCTGCGCCTGAACGACAAGACCGACTACCACGCCGTCGGCAAGCGGGCGCGCGACGTCCCCGACCTCGTCCTCCCCGGCCGCGGCTTCACCTCGGACGGCGGCACCGAGATCCAGGTGGCGCTGCTCGCCCCCGGCGCCACCGGCCAGGAACAGGCCGAGGCGCTCCGCCGGATCGGCGCCGAGGCGACCCGCCGCGACGCCGGACTCCCGGCCGACCGCAGGCCGGCCCGTATCGGCACCCTGCCGGTGAAGGTCACGTTCACGGACGCGTACGAGAAGGTGGGGAAGGAGTTCCGCCGGCCGATGTGGGGCCTGCTGGGCCTCGGCGGCGACGACGTCTCCCCGGTGGGCGTGGACTTCGCGGACACCGCGCCGACCTTCTCGGTCGTCGGCCCGCCCGGCTCCGGCCGCAGCACCGCCCTGGCCGCCCTGGCCGTCTCCCTGCTCGCCTCCGGCACCCGCCTGGTCGTCCTCGCCCCACGCGAGTCGCCGCTGCGCACCCTCGGCAACCACCCCGGCGTACGGCTGATCACCGCGACCGAGCCCACGGTCGAGGAGTTCACGGAGGCCCTGGAGGCCGGCGGCGGACCCCGGGTCGTCATGGTGGACGACGCCGACCTGTTCGTCCTGCCGGACATCGACCAGAACCTGCGTTCCCTGGCCCAGTCCGGGAGGGACCACGGCATCGGCATCGTCATCGCCGCCACCGCGGAGACCATGACGGGCGCGATGGGCTGGCTCAGCGCCCTGAAACGGCACCGCAAGGGCGTCCTCCTCGGCCCGCAGAGCATCCTGGAGGGCGACTTCGTCGGCGCCCGCCTGGCCCACGCCCATCTGCGCGGCGGCCGCAAACCCGGCCGCGGCCTCACCGTCGACCCGCGTACGGGAGAACTGATCAACGTGCAGATCCCGGAGACCGTCCTCGACGGCGACGAGGGGATCGACACGACGGTCTGA
- a CDS encoding sigma-70 family RNA polymerase sigma factor, whose product MPRPVRTGRAPASGEAPPSPSGEAALSGDGFVRGLYEEHHGPLLRYVSGLIRGDRQRAEDFVQETLVRAWLSTADQPPGWSPSRAWLMRVAHNLVIDWARRERPHAEIQHEHTLEHHAETVDPMSQAEERRFLVHALSRLSHPHREVLFYVYVLGCTGPDAADALGIPPGTVKSRTHHAIRELRRRHPEHTQAAA is encoded by the coding sequence ATGCCCAGACCCGTTCGGACGGGGAGAGCTCCCGCCTCCGGCGAAGCACCGCCCTCACCCTCCGGAGAAGCGGCACTCTCCGGTGACGGCTTCGTCCGCGGGCTCTACGAAGAACACCACGGTCCGCTTCTCCGCTATGTGTCCGGTCTGATACGCGGCGACCGGCAGCGTGCCGAGGACTTCGTCCAGGAGACCCTGGTACGCGCGTGGCTGAGCACCGCGGACCAGCCGCCGGGCTGGTCACCGTCCCGCGCCTGGCTGATGAGGGTGGCGCACAACCTGGTGATCGACTGGGCGCGGCGCGAGCGCCCGCACGCCGAGATCCAGCACGAACACACCTTGGAGCATCACGCCGAGACCGTGGACCCGATGAGCCAGGCAGAGGAGCGCCGCTTCCTGGTCCACGCCCTCTCCCGGCTCTCGCACCCCCACCGCGAGGTGCTCTTCTACGTCTACGTCCTCGGCTGCACCGGTCCCGACGCCGCCGACGCCCTGGGCATACCGCCGGGCACGGTGAAGTCCCGGACCCATCACGCGATACGGGAGCTGCGCCGTCGGCACCCGGAACACACGCAGGCGGCGGCATGA
- a CDS encoding class III extradiol dioxygenase subunit B-like domain-containing protein has translation MLVAAAVCPCPPLLVPEVAAGAAPELDTARDACADALGVLAAARPDRLVVVGAAEHGGPYPEGSRGSFRGFGVDLDVRLGCGGGTVPPEPRLPASLAVAAWLLDRSDWADAPVEGLGVEEPLAVERCVHIGRDIAASAARVALLVMGDGSACRTLKAPGYLDDRAAGFDAEIARALATADIAALKALDPGLARELQASGRAPWQILAGAAEDAGLGGGLLYDDAPYGVGYLVAAWS, from the coding sequence ATGCTCGTAGCCGCTGCCGTATGCCCTTGCCCGCCGTTGCTCGTGCCCGAGGTCGCCGCGGGCGCGGCGCCCGAGCTGGACACGGCTCGTGACGCGTGCGCGGACGCGCTCGGGGTGCTCGCCGCCGCTCGGCCCGACCGGCTGGTGGTCGTGGGCGCCGCCGAACACGGTGGACCGTACCCGGAGGGCTCGCGCGGCTCCTTCCGGGGCTTCGGCGTGGACCTCGACGTCCGCTTGGGGTGCGGCGGCGGCACGGTGCCCCCGGAACCCCGGCTGCCCGCCTCCCTCGCCGTCGCCGCCTGGCTGCTCGACCGCAGCGACTGGGCCGACGCCCCCGTGGAAGGGCTCGGCGTGGAGGAACCGCTCGCCGTCGAGCGGTGTGTCCACATCGGACGGGACATCGCCGCGTCGGCCGCGCGGGTGGCCCTGCTGGTGATGGGCGACGGCAGCGCGTGCCGCACGCTCAAGGCCCCGGGGTATCTGGACGACCGCGCGGCCGGCTTCGACGCGGAGATCGCGCGCGCTCTCGCCACCGCGGACATCGCCGCCCTGAAGGCGCTGGACCCCGGGCTCGCACGCGAGCTGCAGGCCTCCGGCCGCGCCCCCTGGCAGATCCTGGCGGGCGCCGCCGAGGACGCCGGCCTGGGCGGCGGCTTGCTGTACGACGACGCGCCGTACGGAGTGGGCTATCTGGTGGCCGCCTGGTCGTAG
- the miaB gene encoding tRNA (N6-isopentenyl adenosine(37)-C2)-methylthiotransferase MiaB: MTNSSDRSQAVGVKTYEVRTYGCQMNVHDSERLSGLLEEAGYVRAPEDAGEGNADVVVFNTCAVRENADNRLYGNLGRLAPMKTARPGMQIAVGGCLAQKDQDTIVKKAPWVDVVFGTHNIGKLPVLLERARVQDEAQVEIAESLEAFPSTLPTRRESAYAAWVSISVGCNNTCTFCIVPALRGKEKDRRTGDILAEIEALVGEGVSEITLLGQNVNAYGSDIGDREAFSKLLRACGRIEGLERVRFTSPHPRDFTDDVIAAMAETPNVMPQLHMPLQSGSDTVLKAMRRSYRQERYLGIIEKVRASIPHAAITTDIIVGFPGETEEDFEQTMHVVREARFTQAFTFQYSKRPGTPAATMENQIPKQVVQARYERLVALQEEISWEENKKQVGRTLELMVAEGEGRKDGATHRLSGRAPDNRLVHFTKPDQEVRPGDVVTVEITYAAPHHLLAEGAVLDVRRTRAGDAWEKRNAAPAEKSSGVLLGLPKIGVPEPLPVATTGGCGAGH, encoded by the coding sequence GTGACCAACAGCAGCGACCGGAGTCAGGCAGTGGGCGTCAAGACATACGAAGTACGCACTTATGGATGTCAGATGAACGTCCACGACTCCGAACGCCTGTCCGGTCTCCTGGAGGAGGCCGGGTACGTGCGCGCACCCGAGGACGCCGGCGAGGGCAACGCCGACGTCGTCGTCTTCAACACCTGCGCCGTACGGGAGAACGCCGACAACCGCCTCTACGGCAACCTCGGCCGCCTCGCCCCGATGAAGACCGCCCGCCCCGGCATGCAGATCGCCGTCGGCGGCTGTCTGGCCCAGAAGGACCAGGACACCATCGTCAAGAAGGCGCCGTGGGTGGACGTCGTCTTCGGCACGCACAACATCGGCAAGCTGCCCGTCCTGCTGGAGCGCGCCCGCGTCCAGGACGAGGCCCAGGTCGAGATCGCCGAATCCCTCGAGGCCTTCCCCTCCACGCTGCCGACCCGCCGCGAGAGCGCCTACGCCGCCTGGGTCTCGATCTCCGTCGGCTGCAACAACACGTGCACGTTCTGCATCGTCCCGGCCCTGCGCGGCAAGGAGAAGGACCGCCGCACCGGCGACATCCTCGCCGAGATCGAGGCCCTGGTCGGCGAGGGCGTCTCCGAGATCACCCTGCTCGGCCAGAACGTGAACGCGTACGGCAGCGACATCGGCGACCGCGAGGCGTTCAGCAAGCTGCTGCGGGCCTGCGGAAGGATCGAGGGGCTGGAGCGCGTCCGCTTCACGTCTCCCCACCCCCGCGACTTCACCGACGACGTGATCGCGGCGATGGCCGAGACGCCGAACGTGATGCCGCAGCTGCACATGCCGCTCCAGTCCGGCTCGGACACCGTCCTGAAGGCCATGCGCCGCTCCTACCGCCAGGAGCGCTACCTGGGGATCATCGAGAAGGTCCGCGCCTCCATCCCGCACGCGGCCATCACCACCGACATCATCGTGGGCTTCCCCGGCGAGACCGAGGAGGACTTCGAGCAGACGATGCACGTGGTCCGCGAGGCCCGCTTCACCCAGGCCTTCACCTTCCAGTACTCCAAGCGCCCCGGAACCCCGGCGGCCACCATGGAGAACCAGATCCCCAAGCAGGTCGTCCAGGCCCGCTACGAGCGCCTCGTGGCCCTCCAGGAGGAGATCTCCTGGGAGGAGAACAAGAAGCAGGTCGGCCGCACCCTGGAGCTGATGGTCGCCGAGGGCGAGGGCCGCAAGGACGGCGCCACCCACCGCCTCTCCGGCCGCGCCCCCGACAACCGCCTGGTCCACTTCACCAAGCCCGACCAGGAAGTCCGCCCCGGCGACGTCGTGACCGTCGAGATCACGTACGCCGCCCCGCACCACCTCCTCGCCGAGGGCGCCGTCCTGGACGTGCGCCGCACGCGCGCGGGTGACGCCTGGGAGAAGCGGAACGCCGCGCCTGCGGAGAAGTCGAGCGGGGTGCTGCTCGGGCTGCCGAAGATCGGGGTACCGGAGCCGTTGCCGGTGGCGACGACGGGTGGCTGCGGCGCCGGGCACTAG